The following coding sequences lie in one Notolabrus celidotus isolate fNotCel1 chromosome 20, fNotCel1.pri, whole genome shotgun sequence genomic window:
- the LOC117832546 gene encoding neuronal pentraxin-2-like, whose translation MVAFIGAVICIIAAVHTGSGSSRSAAAQQQPAADNQSLYTDTAAQTPAAGGSVARVGSLGALHGSETPDPEAPTFNIGLSGLDGVSGLTGHDPTVSRLICTPIPAGDCDPKNFQQQADDPALYAGEDWGYLRTKAEELRQTVLQQKDQILTDQRTIRELTGKLSDCEKGLDGRGSREDRRGGAAGLIGSKSPAEGTHLERIMVRDSPGSAPDSAHLLTVRAVDELEQAITQLKDRIEKLESDIGPFPHNQTDSSSSSTSGGPEEGGMSGGPEKFADPGHRAGADRPWRMEDLEGELERKVELLDKERKALRLETEKHRQEIDLGINKLKHRLSGLEEGVSGHSFPQGYRLSFPTRTNYMYAVVKHSIPKLRAFTACLWLRPAEGGIGTPLSYAVSEQPNELVLLQGLHTAAELLINDKVAQLPLNLSRGSWQHICVSWNQKGGAWQAYQGGKLRGEGHALAAGHHIRPGGELILGQEQDSLAGGFDSSQALVGELSQVGLWDRVLSSGQVASLARCGKVTQGSVAPWTESGIEVHGGATKDPGEPCSKHKRSSQ comes from the exons ATGGTGGCCTTCATCGGAGCCGTGATCTGCATCATCGCAGCCGTGCACACCGGATCCGGATCCTCCAGGTCTGCTGCGGCGCAGCAACAACCTGCAGCCGATAATCAGTCTCTGTACACGGACACGGCGGCGCAGACCCCCGCTGCAGGAGGCTCCGTGGCGCGGGTCGGGTCTCTGGGAGCTCTCCATGGTTCTGAAACACCAGATCCAGAAGCCCCCACTTTTAACATCGGGCTCAGTGGACTGGACGGGGTCTCTGGACTCACAGGACACGACCCCACAGTGAGCCGGCTCATCTGCACCCCCATCCCCGCCGGAGACTGCGACCCCAAAAACTTCCAGCAACAAGCCGACGACCCGGCGCTGTACGCGGGGGAGGACTGGGGCTACCTCCGCACCAAGGCGGAGGAGCTCCGGCAGACCGTCCTGCAGCAGAAGGACCAGATCCTAACGGACCAGAGGACCATCAGGGAGCTGACAGGGAAACTATCCGACTGTGAGAAGGGTCTGGACGGGAGGGGGAGCCGGGAGGACCGACGCGGGGGCGCTGCGGGTCTGATCGGGAGCAAGAGTCCAGCTGAGGGGACCCACCTGGAGAGGATCATGGTGCGGGACAGCCCGGGTTCAGCACCTGACAGTGCCCACCTGCTCACCGTCCGGGCTGTGGATGAGCTGGAGCAGGCCATCACTCAGCTCAAAGACCGCATAGAGAAGCTGGAG TCAGACATCGGCCCGTTCCCTCACAAccagacagacagcagcagcagcagcacctcgGGGGGACCGGAGGAAGGTGGGATGTCTGGTGGCCCTGAGAAGTTTGCTGATCCCGGGCACAGAGCGGGCGCCGACAGACCCTGGAGGATGGAGGACTTGGAGGGGGAGCTGGAGAGGAAGGTGGAGCTGCtggacaaagagagaaaagccCTGCGgctggaaacagagaaacacagacaggaaatcGACCTGGGCATCAATAAACTCAAACACCGCCTCTCAGGTCTGGAGGAAG gtGTCTCAGGTCATTCCTTCCCACAGGGCTACAGGCTGTCCTTCCCCACCCGGACTAACTACATGTACGCCGTGGTGAAACACTCCATCCCTAAGCTCCGGGCCTTCACCGCCTGCCTGTGGCTGCGGCCGGCTGAGGGAGGAATCGGGACGCCTCTGTCGTACGCCGTTTCTGAGCAACCCAACGAGCTGGTGCTGCTGCAGGGTCTGCACACCGCGGCTGAGCTGTTAATCAACGACAAg GTGGCACAGTTGCCCCTGAACCTCTCCAGAGGCAGCTGGCAGCACATCTGTGTGAGCTGGAACCAGAAGGGAGGAGCCTGGCAGGCGTACCAGGGCGGGAAGCTGAGGGGCGAAGGTCACGCACTGGCTGCTGGACATCACATCAGGCCTGGAGGAGAGCTCATACTGGGGCAGGAGCAG GATTCTCTGGCTGGAGGTTTTGATTCATCCCAGGCCCTGGTTGGAGAGCTGTCCCAGGTGGGTCTCTGGGACCGGGTTCTATCATCCGGCCAGGTGGCCAGCCTGGCCCGCTGCGGCAAAGTGACCCAGGGCAGCGTGGCTCCCTGGACGGAGAGCGGCATCGAGGTTCACGGCGGAGCCACAAAGGACCCGGGGGAGCCGTGTAGTAAACACAAGAGGAGTTCTCAATGA